The Candidozyma auris chromosome 1, complete sequence genome includes a region encoding these proteins:
- the CNB1 gene encoding calcineurin regulatory subunit B has translation MGLASSTLLESFMEGTNFDREEIDRLRKRFMKLDSDGSGAIDKNEFLAIPGISSNPLSSRLMDVFDEDHDGTIDFQEFITGLSAFSGKSSRLEKLRFAFKIYDIDRDGFIGNGELFIVMKMMVGKNLQDEELQQIVDKTISEADADGDGRLSFEEFKNAVDSTSVASALTLNNI, from the coding sequence ATGGGGTTAGCATCATCCACGCTTCTAGAGTCCTTCATGGAAGGCACGAACTTTGACCGTGAAGAGATTGATAGACTCAGAAAAAGGTTCATGAAGCTCGATAGCGATGGGAGTGGGGCCATTGATAAGAATGAGTTCTTAGCGATTCCTGGTATATCTTCAAACCCGCTCTCCAGCAGACTAATGGATGTTTTCGATGAGGATCACGACGGTACGATAGATTTCCAAGAGTTTATCACGGGTCTTTCAGCCTTCAGCGGCAAGTCTTCACGTCTAGAGAAACTTCGGTTTGCATTTAAGATATATGATATCGACAGAGATGGCTTCATTGGTAATGGCGAACTCTTTATTGtcatgaagatgatggtAGGCAAAAATTTGCAAGATGAAGAGCTACAGCAGATTGTCGACAAGACTATTCTGGAGGCTGATGCTGACGGCGATGGTCGTCTaagctttgaagagtttAAGAACGCTGTAGATTCCACGTCGGTGGCATCTGCGTTGACTTTGAACAATATTTAA
- the TUS1 gene encoding Rho family guanine nucleotide exchange factor TUS1, giving the protein MMTSQNMGSPQSGNSISFNPPASITSPPLPPRELPKPIITTHFEDDSVEINEDSILSYECPRPMGPKQLSTDHEYFTTDMSQQDHNLQPSSANPSTNDELFSASPGTQNSFPTSPSLSTMESSRRKSFSKRRFQNLSQGGTSPFSPPEMINTIRYEQEQMASLQIPPRPKGSVAGPDLGTSPPYPIDNDILIDSDDNQSIFNSHDEPNKSTPSRIPTLLGENLSPTSPSRVNFITSSTYHNDIAHSSPPIEYRPAQFESRYGPYESPSGSPLRSPGYPSRRSSYFADYSRSPSPTKGSGKQQWYVGDQSFQSNDTTYDEAEESPEERIPRWSLLETDQSEFYDEMDPYPSSVNKFDYSVLPELPSTHDQYETSEVITSDILNEIPRGMVSVKRKHDSLPPVPLDLPRLPFSSSSLNSQHFAACSSVWSLKEVFNWCLKLKCWLHDSSISEVELKKALVKLVIFHKRNVAVDIINRNVTHMLQSLTQANAMEVETVAESGGGEICHVNFFENVEVNAVFVELTDCYGFDKDHQWEEKSDNLLSCYSSKCHINAWIEHKNRMESTNMEDFELGPDWASHWQLTALDMDLDPQITKRQSFLFDLIKFEQKFIQRAECFVNIVGPDFIRTATAAASSSIVTSLSKFRDDVLTPAKELLEIHKSVLMEPLLKVLIREGRLITDVVSIANFYSTWSKSSRDALLRYMGVVPMIEDILQNHILKKWDESLRTNPTVKELQVNGNMLLLSTFNSRYQQLPLQLSDIRKTYNATDSEFKELTNTIENIKKLGSKVNAMKVHADNIHALRRIEKQLTWKSNVVQPKLNLHSKSRKFFYRGNLTRKGDLKINTHAVHLIVLDNYILLTEKSKSARSVSYKVVENPIPLDFVILENRERETGTLATITTPISNNSVSDNKEIESADADEATFPFKLRCAGRGKSQAYTFYAESENERKKWFTGILQARSNLLKKVEPLAPYRVEGTECAFFAYESNDRMLKLPICPSNDPLQINSKDTSVLLKQRGASPDLYSSNNDSIVVGRVKCSERFLYKGITFHLIGLSAGLYCSDLQNRWKRMINSTSVTKITALPAFKVIIVLANKTLKYYSLPQFVDVYFERKETLQSTMLSNDQIQFYEVGRHRGVTTLFLAKKKNAGVTNFKVFTVETDNNGIFSSFFLLKRFYIQADCYGLSVFNTTIAIHTQRGFEILDLNRLQPRTVPELPAQESINKKIDVYSRKGTTQGSEQIRRMLSHSGIKPMGMFKLNNNKEFLLVYNECAIFVNKSGKLSRNNVVKFDFKPRATGFHDNELFIVNDEVVEIWSISDQANGTNMLHQVITGKDISLINSETSCFVAANPRKIGLQMVFYVLPKALAESDP; this is encoded by the coding sequence TAAGCAATTGTCAACAGACCATGAATACTTCACAACCGATATGTCCCAACAAGATCACAATTTACAACCCTCCTCTGCAAATCCATCGACGAATGATGAATTGTTTCTGGCTTCTCCAGGCACACAGAACAGCTTCCCGACATCTCCTAGCCTATCCACAATGGAACTGTCCCGACGAAAGTCTTTTTCGAAACGAAGATTTCAGAACCTACTGCAAGGTGGAACATCACCATTTAGTCCCCCAGAAATGATAAACACTATTCGATatgaacaagaacaaaTGGCGTCATTGCAGATACCTCCGAGACCGAAAGGCTCGGTTGCAGGGCCAGACCTCGGGACTTCTCCGCCATACCCAATAGATAATGACATCTTGATTGACCTGGACGATAATCAAAGTATTTTTAATTCTCACGATGAACCAAACAAGTCTACTCCCTCACGCATTCCAACGCTTCTTGGCGAGAACTTGCtgccaacatcaccactgAGAGTCAATTTTAttacatcatcaacatACCACAATGACATTGCTCATAGCTCGCCCCCAATAGAGTACAGACCGGCACAATTCGAATCTCGATATGGCCCCTATGAGCTGCCATCGGGATCACCACTTAGATCCCCAGGCTatccatcaagaagatcgtCTTACTTTGCAGACTACAGTCGCTCGCCGTCTCCTACCAAGGGCAGTGGAAAACAGCAATGGTATGTTGGAGACCAATCTTTTCAGAGCAATGATACGACATACGACGAAGCCGAAGAATCACCCGAGGAACGTATTCCCCGCTGGAGTTTACTTGAGACGGACCAGTCAGAATTCTACGATGAAATGGACCCTTATCCTTCTTCGGTAAACAAATTCGACTATTCCGTTTTACCGGAGCTTCCCTCTACCCATGATCAATATGAAACACTGGAGGTGATCACGTCGGACATTCTTAATGAAATACCGAGAGGAATGGTGTCTGTAAAGAGGAAACATGATTCATTACCTCCTGTGCCATTAGATCTTCCAAGACTACCGttttcatcatcctcattaAACTCTCAACATTTTGCGGCATGCTCAAGCGTTTGGTCATTGAAGGAAGTATTCAATTGGTGCCTAAAGCTCAAATGTTGGCTACATGACTCGTCAATTTCGGAagtggagttgaagaaagctttaGTAAAGCTTGTCATATTTCACAAAAGGAATGTTGCAgttgacatcatcaatcGAAATGTCACTCATATGCTCCAGTCGTTGACACAAGCAAACGCAATGGAAGTTGAGACAGTGGCTGAAAGTGGTGGAGGTGAAATTTGTCATGTtaacttctttgaaaacGTAGAAGTCAACGcagtttttgttgaattgaCAGACTGCTACGGCTTCGACAAGGATCATCAATGGGAAGAGAAGTCTGACAATCTCTTATCTTGTTATTCATCCAAGTGTCACATTAATGCTTGGATAGAACACAAAAATAGGATGGAGTCTACGAACATGGAGGACTTTGAACTTGGTCCCGATTGGGCTTCCCATTGGCAGTTGACAGCTCTTGATATGGACCTAGATCCACAAATCACGAAACGACAATCTTTCTTGTTCGACCTCATTAAGTTTGAGCAAAAATTCATCCAAAGGGCAGAATGCTTTGTAAACATTGTCGGTCCAGACTTTATAAGGACCGCtactgctgctgcaagCTCGTCAATTGTCACGTCCTTGAGCAAGTTTAGAGATGACGTCTTGACACCTGCAAAAGAACTACTTGAAATTCATAAGAGTGTTTTAATGGAACCTCTATTGAAAGTTCTCATACGAGAGGGCAGATTGATCACAGACGTTGTCAGCATAGCGAACTTTTATAGCACATGGTCGAAATCATCCAGAGATGCTTTGTTGCGTTACATGGGTGTCGTTCCCATGATCGAAgatattttgcaaaatcatATTTTAAAAAAATGGGATGAGAGTCTACGCACGAATCCAACAGTGAAAGAACTCCAAGTAAATGGAAACATGCTTTTATTGAGCACTTTCAACTCGAGATACCAACAGCTTCCTTTACAGCTATCAGATATTCGAAAAACTTACAATGCCACCGATTCAGAATTTAAGGAATTAACGAACACGATcgaaaacatcaagaaattAGGCAGTAAGGTCAACGCGATGAAAGTGCACGCTGATAATATCCATGCACTCAGAAGAATTGAGAAGCAGTTGACCTGGAAGTCTAATGTTGTGCAGCCAAAGTTGAATCTTCATTCGAAACTGAGAAAGTTCTTCTATCGCGGTAACCTCACCAGGAAAGGTGATTTGAAAATTAACACTCATGCTGTTCACCTCattgttcttgacaatTACATTTTGTTGACGGAGAAGTCCAAGAGTGCTCGGTCTGTCAGTTACAAAGTCGTCGAAAATCCTATTCCTCTAGATTTtgtcattcttgaaaatagGGAGCGTGAGACTGGAACTCTAGCAACAATAACAACCCCAATTCTGAATAACTCTGTGAGTGACAATAAGGAAATTGAAAGTGCAGATGCTGATGAAGCGACTTTCCCTTTCAAGCTTCGCTGCGCTGGACGCGGCAAGAGTCAGGCTTATACATTCTATGCTGAGAGCGAAAATGAACGCAAGAAATGGTTTACTGGAATCCTTCAGGCAAGGTCCAATCTTCtaaagaaggtggagcCTTTAGCCCCGTATCGAGTTGAAGGGACAGAATGCGCCTTTTTCGCCTACGAGTCTAATGATAGAATGTTGAAGTTACCAATTTGTCCTTCAAATGATCCTTTACAGATCAATTCGAAAGATACGAGTGTGCTTCTAAAGCAGAGAGGGGCTAGTCCTGATTTATACTCTCTGAATAATGATAGCATAGTCGTCGGCAGGGTGAAATGCTCAGAGCGATTTCTTTACAAGGGTATTACCTTCCACTTAATCGGCTTAAGTGCGGGACTTTATTGTTCGGACTTGCAAAATCGTTGGAAAAGAATGATAAATTCTACTAGTGTGACCAAGATCACAGCACTCCCTGCTTTCAAAGTGATTATAGTGTTAGCCAACAAGACGTTGAAGTACTACTCTCTCCCGCAATTTGTGGATGTatattttgaaagaaaagagacCCTTCAATCGACCATGCTTTCGAACGATCAAATACAGTTTTACGAGGTTGGTCGTCACCGAGGTGTGACCACATTATTCCTCGctaaaaagaagaatgcaGGTGTCACAAATTTCAAAGTTTTCACGGTTGAGACCGACAACAATGGCATATTCAGTTCCTTCTTCTTACTCAAAAGATTTTACATCCAAGCTGATTGTTATGGCTTGTCCGTGTTCAATACAACCATTGCTATTCACACTCAGCGGGGGTTTGAAATCTTAGATCTAAATAGGCTCCAGCCGCGAACTGTGCCAGAGCTTCCCGCTCAAGAgagcatcaacaagaagattgatGTATACAGCAGAAAGGGCACAACTCAAGGTAGCGAGCAAATCAGGAGAATGCTCTCTCATAGCGGGATCAAGCCAATGGGGATGTTTAAACTTAACAATAACAAGgagttcttgttggtgtACAACGAATGTGCCATTTTCGTTAACAAGTCGGGAAAGCTTTCACGGAATAATGTTGTGAAGTTCGACTTCAAGCCGCGTGCCACTGGATTCCATGATAACGAGCTCTTCATAGTTAACGACGAGGTGGTCGAAATTTGGTCAATCAGCGATCAAGCTAATGGCACAAACATGCTACATCAGGTAATTACGGGCAAGGACATCTCTCTCATAAATTCAGAAACAAGTTGCTTCGTTGCCGCAAACCCACGCAAAATCGggttgcaaatggtgtTTTATGTACTACCCAAAGCGCTCGCGGAAAGCGACCCCTGA